In Lineus longissimus chromosome 9, tnLinLong1.2, whole genome shotgun sequence, one genomic interval encodes:
- the LOC135493680 gene encoding uncharacterized protein LOC135493680 has protein sequence MIAVMSAKGNEQMEATLVGLCILGFLTSCTGLRKVLDNGTDAQGPTEHPLLIPITLPVIKIPDLIPIEGARENVQDGGNQLPFDPIASEFSVKGEVYIPFGSKENIRMCPRQVCGESSRCGNPHTDGFAQCYCDSFCEIFNDCCYNYEGCAKSKKLATKLAAVLRSKEHYLRCSLKTDTVLVSRCPDGSDDYFARACHYNDDSTIYRAAPVTVASIPYKNVYCAQCFGKTLSKTIFWSSDNNDLDINIQNEIASFLNAKAKREFNRFFPPAGDQFLRMCDPSYDYKQISHQYFGSSNVISTCAEPLRNSIQGFEEFKRKCNLYNADVFSLQEKGHLPLRFKNVYCLLCNGLSDESVACPFIGHTALFHLPGAMMPPDSDVAMRKGPNFRDLFHLDHDGEGRVKGCPEGMVYDTLSKECQTPRRCDVTHTEWRGECIRNPFDEAFANPIHGGHDVFTVEMKYTFTAPLVLIFADDDRFGNDWSKLMLKAVARTLEVLESDIVDLKATLKPVNVKTKELLGGEEVTYGSGTEVMTSFFCRKNKDSHIGNLAMKINETARASVWSGMTFNITNLNVTRPLKCAEGDLIDIREDMELVDFLSSWVFPKEAETLRPLETINEKDQLYFSVCDVHSEKFKGCKILNFSRDDFEANTTSTGLIFVGSGDELSVDSYTVIGDTVFVCHREARLYAHTDSVSVILTIVGLSLSILFLIYILVTYAIFPKLRTLPGTMLMNLCAILLFAQLLFVTSTLPSSIAGVCYAFSVIHHYAWLSTFFWMNAIAINLVRTFTVAMTSMSRSSPRKSLIKFCVYAYGVPGVIALICVVLDTTGGGAIGYGIMDGSGTSCWISERDGLLYAFFIPVATIVTVNIGLFVATAISIVRTKKITKNATEQGASKMDFLLYAKISTLIGFTWILGFIGALTNATAIWYCFIIFNTLSGVFLALGFAFNKRIFKMWRSTITEVSVTTSGTRSTSLNRKDTTFTSTGSANGKGDYKRANTTDSEV, from the exons ATGATAGCAGTGATGAGCGCCAAGGGGAATGAGCAAATGGAGGCCACATTGGTGGGCTTATGTATCTTAG GGTTCCTTACCAGTTGTACCGGCCTCCGGAAAGTACTAGACAACGGAACGGACGCCCAGGGACCCACTGAACACCCTCTTCTCATTCCCATCACGCTGCCAGTCATAAAGATACCAGACCTTATACCGATAGAGGGTGCTAGGGAAAACGtacaagatggcggcaatcAGCTTCCTTTCGATCCGATCGCATCGGAGTTTTCGGTCAAAGGCGAGGTTTACATTCCTTTTGGAAGCAAGGAAAATATACGAATGTGTCCTCGGCAGGTTTGCGGGGAGTCCAGCCGATGTGGGAACCCGCACACTGACGGTTTCGCACAATGCTATTGCGATTCATTCTGTGAAATATTCAATGATTGTTGTTACAATTACGAAGGTTGtgcaaaatcaaagaaattggCAACAAAACTTGCAGCGGTTTTGAGATCCAAGGAACATTATTTACGCTGCTCGTTAAAGACAGATACGGTTCTTGTTTCCCGCTGTCCGGACGGAAGTGACGATTATTTTGCACGTGCGTGTCACTACAACGATGACTCGACGATCTACCGTGCAGCCCCCGTCACTGTGGCAAGTATCCCGTATAAGAACGTCTACTGTGCCCAGTGTTTCGGGAAAACCTTATCAAAAACCATATTCTGGAGCAGTGACAACAACGACTTGGATATCAACATCCAGAACGAAATCGCGTCATTTTTGAATGCAAAAGCAAAACGAGAATTTAACAGATTCTTTCCACCTGCTGGTGATCAATTCCTACGGATGTGCGATCCGAGTTATGATTATAAGCAAATTTCACACCAGTATTTCGGTTCATCGAATGTCATCTCCACATGTGCAGAACCTTTAAGGAACTCCATCCAGGGTTTTGAGGAATTTAAGAGGAAGTGTAACTTGTATAACGCGGACGTGTTTTCTCTTCaggagaagggccatctcccTCTGCGCTTCAAGAACGTCTACTGTCTCCTCTGTAACGGGCTCAGTGACGAAAGTGTTGCGTGCCCTTTCATCGGACACACCGCGTTGTTTCATTTGCCAGGCGCGATGATGCCGCCCGATTCGGACGTTGCGATGCGGAAAGGCCCAAACTTTCGTGACTTATTCCATCTTGACCATGATGGTGAAGGACGTGTCAAGGGTTGTCCGGAGGGAATGGTGTATGACACATTGTCGAAGGAGTGTCAGACACCGCGGCGTTGTGACGTCACGCATACAGAATGGCGCGGGGAGTGTATTCGCAACCCTTTTGACGAAGCATTTGCAAACCCAATACACGGTGGCCATGACGTCTTCACTGTCGAGATGAAGTACACTTTTACTGCGCCGCTTGTGCTTATCTTTGCGGATGATGATAGATTTGGAAACGACTGGAGTAAGTTGATGTTGAAAGCCGTCGCGAGGACATTGGAGGTGTTGGAAAGTGATATCGTTGATTTAAAAGCGACTTTAAAACCTGTGAATGTTAAAACTAAGGAGTTGTTGGGCGGAGAGGAGGTTACGTATGGAAGTGGTACAGAGGTTATGACGTCTTTCTTCTGTAGGAAGAATAAAGACAGTCACATTGGCAATTTGGCAATGAAAATAAACGAAACTGCGCGTGCGTCAGTTTGGTCGGGCATGACCTTTAATATCACAAATTTAAATGTTACGCGGCCTCTGAAGTGCGCCGAGGGTGACCTCATTGATATCCGCGAGGACATGGAATTGGTGGACTTTCTGTCCTCGTGGGTGTTCCCCAAGGAGGCGGAGACATTACGGCCCTTAGAAACAATCAACGAAAAAGACCAGCTATATTTCAGCGTGTGCGATGTCCATTCAGAGAAATTCAAAGGAtgtaaaattttgaattttagcCGGGATGACTTTGAGGCAAACACGACTTCTACTGGTCTCATCTTCGTTGGTTCTGGAGACGAACTGTCGGTAGACTCGTACACGGTCATTGGCGACACTGTCTTCGTCTGCCATCGGGAAGCCCGTTTGTACGCGCATACGGATTCTGTTAGCGTAATTCTAACCATCGTAGGTCTTTCATTGTCTATACTATTCCTCATATACATTCTCGTAACCTATGCTATTTTCCCAAAACTGCGTACACTCCCAGGAACGATGTTGATGAATTTATGCGCCATCTTGCTTTTTGCACAACTTCTATTCGTGACATCAACGCTTCCCAGTTCAATCGCTGGTGTCTGCTATGCATTTTCAGTCATTCATCATTATGCTTGGCTGTCTACATTCTTTTGGATGAACGCAATTGCAATAAATCTAGTGCGGACTTTCACAGTTGCGATGACCTCTATGAGTCGGTCAAGCCCGCGAAAGTCACTGATAAAGTTCTGCGTGTACGCCTACGGTGTCCCCGGAGTCATCGCCTTGATCTGTGTGGTGCTGGATACCACCGGTGGTGGCGCTATCGGTTACGGCATCATGGACGGCTCCGGGACATCCTGCTGGATCTCCGAGAGAGACGGCCTACTTTACGCTTTCTTTATCCCCGTCGCGACAATCGTAACAGTGAATATTGGTCTCTTCGTAGCCACGGCAATCTCGATAGTCCGGACAAAAAAAATAACTAAAAATGCAACAGAACAGGGTGCGAGCAAGATGGATTTTCTTCTTTACGCAAAAATCTCCACTCTTATTGGGTTTACATGGATTTTAGGTTTCATTGGAGCTCTGACAAATGCCACTGCCATCTGGTATTGTTTTATCATATTCAACACTTTGAGTGGCGTTTTTCTCGCTCTCGGGTTTGCCTTTAATAAGCGCATCTTCAAGATGTGGCGCTCAACGATCACTGAAGTGTCAGTCACAACATCCGGGACCAGGAGTACCTCTCTCAACCGGAAGGATACAACCTTCACCTCGACAGGCTCAGCCAATGGAAAGGGCGATTACAAGCGGGCCAATACTACAGATTCTGAAGTTTGA